One Synechococcus sp. MU1617 genomic region harbors:
- the lpxB gene encoding lipid-A-disaccharide synthase: MVRLLISTGEVSGDLQGSLLIRALRLEADRRGLELEVLALGGPRMEAAGAVLIADTAPMGAIGLWEAVPLILPTLRLQARVDALLKARPLDGVVLIDYVGANVRLGTRLRRQRPDLPITYYIAPQEWAWRFGDGSTTRLLGFTDKILAIFPAEAEFYAARGADVSWVGHPLLDSFQNLPDRASARRQLGLDPEAPVLLLLPASRPQELRYLMPPLAQAAALLQQSHPDLQVLLPAGLAQFEAPLAAALQEAGVRQSRVIPAAEADGLKTTFCAAADLALGKSGTVNLELALQGVPQVVGYRVSRLTAWVARHVLRFQVDHISPVNLLLKQRLVPELLQDELTAEALVERALPLLTATPERHAMLEGYERLRATLGAPGVTERAAKAIFDQVLG; the protein is encoded by the coding sequence GAGGCGGACCGACGGGGGCTGGAGCTTGAGGTGCTGGCCCTGGGAGGCCCGCGCATGGAGGCGGCGGGTGCGGTGTTGATCGCCGACACCGCTCCGATGGGGGCGATTGGCCTGTGGGAGGCCGTCCCATTGATTCTTCCCACGCTGCGGCTGCAGGCCCGGGTGGATGCGCTGCTGAAGGCCCGGCCCCTTGATGGGGTCGTGTTGATTGACTACGTCGGGGCCAATGTGCGTCTGGGCACACGGCTGCGGAGACAGCGGCCCGATCTGCCGATCACTTACTACATCGCCCCCCAGGAGTGGGCCTGGCGCTTTGGCGATGGCAGCACCACCCGTCTTCTTGGGTTCACCGACAAGATCCTGGCGATCTTCCCGGCGGAGGCCGAGTTCTATGCCGCCCGTGGTGCGGATGTGAGCTGGGTGGGCCATCCCCTGTTGGACAGCTTCCAGAACCTGCCCGATCGCGCCAGCGCCCGCCGCCAACTGGGTCTGGATCCTGAGGCGCCGGTGCTGCTGCTGTTGCCAGCCTCGCGGCCCCAGGAGTTGCGCTACCTGATGCCACCGTTGGCCCAGGCGGCGGCCCTGTTGCAGCAAAGCCACCCTGATCTTCAGGTGCTTCTGCCCGCTGGGCTTGCGCAGTTCGAAGCGCCCTTGGCTGCAGCGCTGCAGGAGGCCGGCGTGCGCCAGAGCCGGGTGATTCCCGCCGCTGAAGCCGATGGGCTGAAGACCACCTTCTGTGCGGCCGCGGATCTCGCTTTGGGTAAATCCGGCACGGTGAATCTGGAACTGGCCCTGCAGGGGGTGCCCCAGGTGGTGGGGTACCGCGTGAGCCGACTCACGGCCTGGGTTGCCCGCCACGTGCTGCGCTTCCAGGTTGATCACATCTCGCCGGTGAATCTGTTGCTCAAGCAGCGGTTGGTGCCGGAGCTGCTGCAGGACGAACTCACCGCCGAAGCCCTGGTGGAGAGGGCTCTTCCTCTGTTGACCGCCACCCCTGAGCGCCACGCCATGCTGGAAGGCTATGAGCGGCTGCGGGCCACCCTTGGTGCTCCTGGAGTAACCGAGCGGGCGGCCAAGGCCATCTTTGATCAGGTGCTCGGATGA
- the msrA gene encoding peptide-methionine (S)-S-oxide reductase MsrA, whose translation MKRTLLLLFTCLMLLSWPQQAMAELQTAVFAGGCFWCLEHDLEDLPGVREAVSGYSGGQLERPTYRQVSSETTGHQEAVQVRFDSDLISYAELLRSYWRNVDPLDGGGQFCDRGDSYRPVIFTADPVQAQAAEASAEAAARELGQSRSALKVELRPAARFWPAEGYHQNYAENNAVKYNFYRFSCGRDRRLDTVWGDNARSGNAWGN comes from the coding sequence ATGAAACGAACGCTGCTGCTGCTGTTCACCTGCCTGATGCTGCTTAGCTGGCCCCAACAGGCCATGGCTGAGTTGCAGACGGCGGTCTTTGCCGGTGGCTGTTTCTGGTGTCTGGAGCACGACCTGGAGGATCTGCCGGGGGTGCGGGAGGCCGTGAGCGGCTACAGCGGCGGGCAGCTGGAGCGCCCCACGTACCGGCAGGTGAGCAGTGAGACCACAGGTCACCAGGAAGCGGTGCAGGTGCGTTTTGACTCGGATCTGATCAGCTATGCGGAGCTGTTGCGCAGCTACTGGCGCAATGTGGATCCTCTGGACGGCGGCGGTCAGTTCTGTGACCGCGGCGACTCCTATCGGCCGGTGATTTTCACGGCCGATCCCGTCCAGGCTCAGGCCGCTGAGGCCAGTGCTGAGGCGGCGGCCCGCGAGCTCGGGCAATCCCGGTCTGCTTTGAAGGTGGAGCTCAGGCCGGCGGCTCGCTTCTGGCCCGCCGAGGGTTACCACCAGAACTACGCGGAGAACAACGCCGTCAAATACAACTTTTACCGGTTCAGCTGCGGTCGTGATCGCAGGCTCGACACCGTCTGGGGGGACAACGCTCGTTCCGGTAACGCCTGGGGGAATTAG
- a CDS encoding DUF3104 domain-containing protein, whose protein sequence is MSIDHSDLAVKAEAPFLHVRPGHFVIVGGDQLDQGDWWMGQVIFCEGSARHPRLPSLFQVADVDTGVITWINADAISDVIWSMDGWPASALVREER, encoded by the coding sequence ATGTCTATTGATCACAGCGATCTCGCGGTGAAGGCGGAAGCTCCATTCCTCCATGTCCGCCCAGGGCACTTTGTGATCGTTGGTGGAGACCAGCTCGATCAAGGGGATTGGTGGATGGGGCAGGTGATCTTCTGTGAGGGGAGTGCGCGTCACCCCAGGCTCCCGTCTCTGTTTCAGGTGGCTGATGTGGACACGGGCGTCATCACGTGGATCAATGCCGATGCGATTTCTGATGTGATCTGGTCGATGGATGGATGGCCGGCCAGTGCGCTCGTCCGTGAAGAGCGTTGA
- a CDS encoding DUF4278 domain-containing protein gives MTALLYRGHAYAAAVSAPKACVELTYRREHYNTCREEVARDVHPTLTYRGVSYTK, from the coding sequence ATGACGGCACTTCTTTATCGAGGTCACGCCTACGCAGCAGCGGTATCAGCACCCAAAGCCTGCGTTGAGCTGACCTACCGACGCGAGCACTACAACACCTGTCGGGAGGAGGTCGCGCGCGACGTGCACCCCACCCTGACCTATCGAGGCGTCTCCTACACCAAGTAG